The genomic DNA CATGGCGCGCTCCAGGTCCTTGCCCATCTGCGTGCTGTCCTGGGTGCCCATGCGGCACCACTCGCTGCCCACGCAGGTCTTCACGGTGCGCAGGGCCTTGGCGTAGGCGTGGCCGCTGGGCATGCCGATGTCCTTCCACACGTTGACCAGGTCTTCCTTCTTCACGCCCAGCAAATCGATGCGCTGGCCTCCCGTGACCTTGACGGTGGGGATCTTGTACTTGTCCACCGCATCGGCGATGCGGCGCAGTTCGTCGGCCGTGGTCTCGCCGCCCCACATGCGCGGGATGACGCTGTAGGTGCCGTCTTTCTGGATGTTGGCGTGGCTGCGTTCGTTGATGAAGCGGCTTTGCGGATCGTCCCTGGCCTCCTTGGGCCAGGTGCTGATGAGGTAGTAGTTGACCGCGGGGCGGCAGCTGGCGCAGCCATTGGGCGTCTTCCATTCCATGAACCTGAACACGTCGGCGATGGTCACCAGCTTGGCTGTGCGGATCGCATCGCGCACGGCCTGGTGGCCGTGGTCGGTGCAGCCGCACATGGCCTTGGTCTTGGGCGTGGCGCTGTAGTCGCCGCCCGCCGTGAACATGATGATCTGCTCCACCAGACCGGTGCACGAGCCGCAGGATGCGCTGGCCTTGGTGTGCTTGCGCACTTCGTCCAGCGTGAACAGGCCTTTTTCCTTGATGGCCTTGCAGATGGCGCCCTTGGTCACGCCGTTGCAGCCGCAGACCTCGTCGCTGTCCTGCATGGCGGCGGCCTTGCTCTGGCCCTGGTGGCCCGTGTCGCCCATGTTGGATTCGCCGAACATGAGCCGGTCGCGGATGTCGCTCACCGTGCGGCCGTCGCGCAGCAGCTTGAAATACCAGCTGCCGTCCACCGTGTCGCCGTACAGGCACGCGCCCACGAGCTTGTCGTCCTTGAGCACCAGTTTCTTGTACACACCGCCGAAGGGGTCGCTCATCACGATTTCCTCGGTGCCTTCGCCGCCCTGGAAGTCGCCGGCCGAGAACAGGTCGATGCCGGTGACCTTGAGCTTGGTGGAGGTGAGCGAGCCCTGGTAGCGGCCGATGCCGAACTCGGCCAGGTGGTTGGCCAGCACCTTGCCCTGCTCGAACAGCGGGGCCACCAGGCCATAGGCGATGCCCCGGTGCGCGGCGCACTCGCCCACGGCGTAGATGCGCGCGTCGGTGGTGGTCTGCAGCGTGTCGCTCACCACGATGCCGCGGTTCACGTGCAGGCGCATCTTTTCGGCGAGCTGCGTGTTGGGGCGGATGCCCACGGCCATCACCACGAGGTCGGCGGGCACCTCGGTGCCATCCTTGAACTTGATGCCTGCCACGCGGCCATCGGCGTTGCCCACCAGTTCCTGCGTCTGCGCGCCGATCAGGAACTGCATGCCGCGCTGCTGCAGCGAGTCCTGCAGCATCTTGCCCGCCACGTCGTCCAGCTGGCGTTCCATGAGCCAGCCCGCCACGTGTACCACGGTGACCTGCATGCCGCGCTTCATGAGGCCGTTGGCGGCCTCCAGGCCCAGCAGGCCGCCGCCGATGACCACGGCGTGTTTGTAGGTGGCGGCGGCGTCGATCATGGCCTGGGTGTCGGCGATGTCGCGGTAGGCCAGCACACCCTTCAAGTCCTTGCCCGGCACGGGCAGGATGAACGGGTTCGAGCCGGTGGCCATGATCAGGCGGTCGTATTCGGCGGTGATCACGTCGCCTGCGGCACTGGTCGCGCTGACCACGTGGCGCACGCGGTCCACGTCGGTCACCGTGAAGCCGGTGTGCAGCGTGATGTGGTTGTCGGCATACCAGGACCAGTCGTTCAGAATGATCTCGTCGATGGTCTGCTCGCCGGCCAGCACGGGGGAGAGCAGGATGCGGTTGTAGTTGGGGTGCGGCTCTGCGCCGAACACCGTGATGTCGTACAGATCGGGGGCAATCTTGAGCAGCTCTTCCAGCGTGCGCACACCGGCCATGCCGTTCCCCACCATCACCAGCTTGAGCTTTTTCATCGTGACTCCGTCCGTTGCGCCGCCGGGGCGGCGCGAAAAACAAAAAAGGCGTCCACACGATGCTGCTTCGAATGCGATTCGAAACGGCATGTGGGGACGCCTTTGTCCGTACAACTCCTCGGTGCGCCATTGCACGGCTGAATTGCGGGACCCCGCAGGGTCGTTGCCTACGTTAAGCAATGCTTGTGCCAGTCGCCCTGCACGCATCTGGGGCGCGGGCTGGCGCCGGGCCCGGAGAATGGGGCAGGCCGGGGCCGGACCCGTGCCGCCCCGCGCACCCGGCGGGCGCGGCATGCACCACCTTGGGCATGAAACCTGCATGGAGCTGGTGCATGAGTTTTGAACTGGACTTTGGCTACACCTCGCAGGCCGGGCGCAAGGCGTTGAACGAGGACTTCGCCGCGCTGGTGTCCGGGCAGGGGCGCGAGCGCGAGCGGGGTGCCATCGCCGCCATCGCCGATGGCGTGAGCACCGGCGGCAATGGCCGCGAGGCCGCCCAGACCACGGTCAACACGCTGGTGAACGACTACTTCGCCACGCCCGACACCTGGGATACCACGGTGGCGCTGGACCGCATCCTGTCCGCCCACAACGGCTGGCTCGCGTCCATGAACCGGCGCCGCCAGCCCGCGGTGGGGCTGACCACCGTGACCGCGCTGGTGCTGCGCGGCCAGTCGTACACGCTGGCCCATGTGGGCGACACGCGGGCCTACCTGCTGCGCGGCGGCCGGCTGCAGCAGCTGACCGCCGACCACGTGATGTCGCAGCACGACTTCGCCCACCAGCTCACCCGTGCCATGGGCCTGGATGACCATGTGGTGGTGGACTACAGCCAGGGCGAACTGCACAGCGGCGACCTGTTCGTGCTGCTCTCCGATGGCGTGCACGGCAGCCTTCCCGTGCGCGAACTGCGCCAGCTGCTGCGCCAGGGCGGGCCGGCGCAGGCCCTGAGCGACGGGCTGGTGCAGGCCGCGCTGCGCCGAGGCAGCAGCGACAACGTGACCGCGCTGATCGTGCAGGTGCAGGGCGTTCTGGAGGCCACGCTGCAGGATGAATCCCGCCGTGCGCAGGACCTGCCCGTGCTGCCCCTGCTCAAGGTGGGCGACACCGTGGATGGCCTCACGGTGGCGGCCCTGGTGGCCGACAGTGGCATCCACCGCATCTACCAGGTGCGCGACGGGGCCACGCAGCGGCTGTATGCCCTCAAGACCCTGCTGCCCGCGCGTGCCCACGACGCGCAGGAGCGCGCCACGCTGGCGCACGAGGCCTGGGTGGCGCGGCGCATGCAGTCGGGCCAGGCCGCAGCCCATCTGGCGCGGCTCAACGACTGGCCATTGGGTGCCACCGGCACGGGCGACGGCGCGGGGGCCAGCGCGTTTTACCTGCTGTACGACTGGCATTCCGGCGACACGCTGGGGCAGCGCCTGCGCCACCGCCAGCACCTGGCCGTGGGGCAGGCCGTGACGGTGACCGTGCAGGCCGCGCGCGTGCTGGGCTGGCTGCACCGCCAGGGCGTGGTGCACCGCGACATCAAGCCCGACAACCTGCACCTGGGCGACGACGGCGTGCTGCGCGTGCTGGACCTGGGCGTGGCCCTCTCGGGCCGCGAGCCCGAGGCCACGCGCCGCCTGCACGCGGGCACCCCCAGCTACATGAACCCCGAGCAGTGGCCGGGCTACGAACGCAACGGCGATCCCGCCGGCCAGCTGCCCGACGCGGGCAGCGACCTGTTCGCGCTGGGTGTCACGCTGTACCAGCTGCTCAGCCACGGGCGCCTGCCCTATGGCGAGGTGGTGCAGTACCAGCTGGGCCGCTACCACCGCGACCCCGTGGCCCCCAGCCGCCACAACCCGGGCGTGCCCATCTGGCTCGACCAGATCGCCCTGAAGGCCGTGGCGCGCCACCGCGCGCAGCGCTTCGAGACGGCGGAGGAGCTGCTGCTGGCCCTGGAGCGCGGCGCGTCGCGGCCCCTGTCGGCCCCCGGCCCCCAGCCCCTGATGCAGCGCGATGCCACGGCCCTGTGGAAGATCGCGCTCGCGGTGAGCGTGCTGGTGAACCTGCTGCTGATCTACTGGCTGCTGTTCCTGCCCCGGTAGGGGGCGGCAATGGTGGTTGATTGCTATTGAAAACATAGCTGCTGGCGCTGATGGAGAAAGCGCCAGGGCCTGTTTTTCCTTCAAGGTAACATCGCGGTGGTGCGCGGCCTCTGAAGCCGCCCCGGCCCCTGCGGGGATGCCGGGCAGGGGCTTTTCCTTTCGGGCGGCCCGTGCCCGCGCCTCCGTGGGCAGGCACAAGGCAAGGCCGCGACGCCTCAGGAGG from Acidovorax sp. A79 includes the following:
- the nirB gene encoding nitrite reductase large subunit NirB; protein product: MKKLKLVMVGNGMAGVRTLEELLKIAPDLYDITVFGAEPHPNYNRILLSPVLAGEQTIDEIILNDWSWYADNHITLHTGFTVTDVDRVRHVVSATSAAGDVITAEYDRLIMATGSNPFILPVPGKDLKGVLAYRDIADTQAMIDAAATYKHAVVIGGGLLGLEAANGLMKRGMQVTVVHVAGWLMERQLDDVAGKMLQDSLQQRGMQFLIGAQTQELVGNADGRVAGIKFKDGTEVPADLVVMAVGIRPNTQLAEKMRLHVNRGIVVSDTLQTTTDARIYAVGECAAHRGIAYGLVAPLFEQGKVLANHLAEFGIGRYQGSLTSTKLKVTGIDLFSAGDFQGGEGTEEIVMSDPFGGVYKKLVLKDDKLVGACLYGDTVDGSWYFKLLRDGRTVSDIRDRLMFGESNMGDTGHQGQSKAAAMQDSDEVCGCNGVTKGAICKAIKEKGLFTLDEVRKHTKASASCGSCTGLVEQIIMFTAGGDYSATPKTKAMCGCTDHGHQAVRDAIRTAKLVTIADVFRFMEWKTPNGCASCRPAVNYYLISTWPKEARDDPQSRFINERSHANIQKDGTYSVIPRMWGGETTADELRRIADAVDKYKIPTVKVTGGQRIDLLGVKKEDLVNVWKDIGMPSGHAYAKALRTVKTCVGSEWCRMGTQDSTQMGKDLERAMWRMYAPHKVKFAVSGCPRNCAEAGIKDVGIIGVDSGWEMYVAGNGGIKTEVAHFFTKLKTAEEVLEYTGAFCELYRQEGWYLERTVHYVDRVGLDYVKKRILEDHEGRKALWEQLQFALDGEPDPWFEFDKAAVDTRQFAPLGA
- a CDS encoding protein phosphatase 2C domain-containing protein; this encodes MSFELDFGYTSQAGRKALNEDFAALVSGQGRERERGAIAAIADGVSTGGNGREAAQTTVNTLVNDYFATPDTWDTTVALDRILSAHNGWLASMNRRRQPAVGLTTVTALVLRGQSYTLAHVGDTRAYLLRGGRLQQLTADHVMSQHDFAHQLTRAMGLDDHVVVDYSQGELHSGDLFVLLSDGVHGSLPVRELRQLLRQGGPAQALSDGLVQAALRRGSSDNVTALIVQVQGVLEATLQDESRRAQDLPVLPLLKVGDTVDGLTVAALVADSGIHRIYQVRDGATQRLYALKTLLPARAHDAQERATLAHEAWVARRMQSGQAAAHLARLNDWPLGATGTGDGAGASAFYLLYDWHSGDTLGQRLRHRQHLAVGQAVTVTVQAARVLGWLHRQGVVHRDIKPDNLHLGDDGVLRVLDLGVALSGREPEATRRLHAGTPSYMNPEQWPGYERNGDPAGQLPDAGSDLFALGVTLYQLLSHGRLPYGEVVQYQLGRYHRDPVAPSRHNPGVPIWLDQIALKAVARHRAQRFETAEELLLALERGASRPLSAPGPQPLMQRDATALWKIALAVSVLVNLLLIYWLLFLPR